The Cupriavidus nantongensis genome has a segment encoding these proteins:
- a CDS encoding ATP-binding protein: protein MSMTTEAALHFGPFCLLPRKRILLKSGVPVRLGSRAFDLLVALAERPGEVVSNAELIARVWPKVVIESGALRVHLTELRKVLGDRRESERYIVNVPTQGYCFVAEVTHALSTANADLPATLAAIGQPAVAGNSTDALAAGPTSVTPDLPVALPLPAQLARVIGRDDVVADLARVLSSRRCVTVTGPAGMGKTTVALAAARRLSVSFGQQAVFVNLAPLNDPALVTNAVTAALGAPALDAVSMRSLIAYLRTRRVLIVLDNCEHVIDAAAELAESLLTGAPEVHLLATSREPLRIQGEWVQRLGALAVPPSLDTLDVQQALRYPSAELFVERVRASQGSFALCQADVPALVGICRALDGIPLALELAAAGVERLGMRGLYAQLGNRLAVLTRGRRTALPRHRTLRAALDWSYALLPEDERRLLRSLAVFRGRFTADGARAVAQEGLVGDTDEHLYNLVSKSLLMSDISSESVQYWLLETTREYGLAQLSACPERGEVSRLHAMHMLVMADEMERARPRQLRADWLARHAYLLDDIRLALHWCLSDGGDATLGAALAAASAPLWYALSHMAEYLGMVEQLLERMPDTGGIEPAREIALREAHGHALWNIRGAGPAAIAAFERSLEVARQASSVADQLHALWGLWLISNSIGDYGSTVRRAQEFGALVAHTGDPAHAVIHDRMMTWSMHFTGHHEQALRHAWRVLGKPVAIRLSARRSGFQFDQGVAALTALARILWIKGMPEQALEHAEAAVERAQAIDHSLSLCFAISVGCAPVAFWTGDLDRAARYTAALRHCTTEYSLTFWGCYGDGYFMVLSRSRGGGGVVELPAAWPLPLRDMLCTFDATLACADDFARAHRGLVPWSSPELLRIEGERLRDAGNLAAAAERMRSGLDQAEEQGALSLSLRCAMSLAALTAETGSIAQAHGILGAVYDRFREGFETADLRAAAALLCRLG, encoded by the coding sequence ATGAGCATGACGACTGAAGCCGCCCTCCATTTCGGCCCGTTCTGTCTGCTGCCTCGCAAGCGGATCCTGCTGAAAAGCGGTGTTCCGGTCCGGCTGGGCAGCCGCGCCTTCGATTTGTTGGTTGCGCTGGCTGAACGGCCCGGTGAGGTTGTCTCCAATGCCGAACTGATCGCCCGGGTGTGGCCGAAGGTGGTTATCGAGTCGGGCGCGCTCCGGGTCCACCTGACCGAGCTGCGCAAGGTACTTGGCGATCGGCGCGAGTCGGAACGCTACATCGTGAACGTGCCCACCCAAGGGTACTGTTTCGTTGCAGAAGTCACGCACGCGCTCTCTACGGCGAATGCGGATTTGCCGGCGACCCTTGCCGCAATCGGGCAGCCTGCGGTGGCTGGGAATTCCACCGATGCGCTGGCGGCCGGACCCACCAGTGTCACGCCCGACCTCCCGGTAGCCTTGCCGCTGCCGGCGCAGTTGGCGCGCGTGATTGGTCGCGACGACGTGGTGGCCGACCTTGCCCGCGTACTGTCCTCACGACGCTGTGTAACCGTTACCGGCCCGGCCGGGATGGGCAAGACCACCGTGGCGCTCGCGGCCGCACGCCGTTTGTCGGTGTCTTTTGGCCAGCAGGCCGTCTTCGTCAACCTGGCCCCGCTGAACGACCCCGCGCTCGTGACAAATGCCGTGACGGCCGCGCTCGGCGCACCCGCGCTCGACGCCGTGTCAATGCGCAGCCTGATCGCCTATCTTCGCACCCGCCGCGTGCTGATCGTGCTCGACAACTGCGAGCATGTGATCGATGCCGCGGCGGAACTGGCGGAGTCCTTGCTGACCGGCGCACCGGAGGTCCACCTGCTGGCCACCAGCCGGGAGCCCCTGCGTATCCAGGGGGAATGGGTGCAACGCCTCGGTGCCTTGGCGGTGCCGCCTTCGCTTGACACGCTGGACGTTCAGCAGGCTTTGCGCTATCCCTCCGCGGAACTGTTCGTCGAACGTGTCCGCGCCAGCCAGGGCTCGTTCGCGCTGTGCCAGGCAGACGTCCCGGCGCTGGTCGGCATCTGCCGCGCACTCGACGGGATCCCGCTTGCGCTGGAACTGGCTGCGGCGGGGGTGGAGCGGCTCGGCATGCGCGGCCTGTACGCCCAGCTTGGCAACCGCCTGGCGGTGCTGACGCGGGGCCGCCGCACGGCGCTGCCGCGCCACCGCACGCTACGTGCGGCACTGGACTGGAGCTACGCGCTGTTGCCTGAAGACGAGCGGCGGCTGCTGCGCAGCCTGGCGGTGTTCCGTGGCCGCTTTACAGCGGACGGCGCGCGGGCCGTGGCACAGGAGGGGCTCGTGGGCGATACCGACGAGCATCTCTATAACCTGGTCAGCAAGTCGCTGTTGATGTCGGACATTTCCTCGGAATCCGTGCAGTACTGGCTGCTCGAGACGACACGCGAGTATGGCCTCGCGCAACTGTCGGCCTGCCCCGAGCGCGGTGAAGTGTCCCGTCTGCATGCCATGCATATGCTTGTGATGGCCGACGAGATGGAGCGCGCCAGGCCGCGCCAGTTACGGGCCGACTGGCTGGCGCGCCACGCCTATCTTCTGGACGACATTCGCCTCGCCCTGCACTGGTGCCTGTCGGATGGCGGGGATGCCACGTTGGGTGCGGCGCTGGCCGCCGCTTCTGCACCGCTCTGGTATGCGCTGTCGCACATGGCCGAGTATCTCGGAATGGTGGAGCAGTTGCTCGAGCGGATGCCGGACACGGGCGGGATCGAACCGGCACGGGAAATCGCCTTGCGCGAAGCGCATGGGCATGCATTGTGGAATATCCGCGGCGCGGGACCCGCCGCCATCGCGGCATTCGAACGCAGCCTCGAGGTAGCGCGCCAGGCAAGCTCGGTTGCGGATCAGCTCCACGCATTGTGGGGGCTGTGGCTCATCAGCAATTCCATTGGCGACTACGGCTCGACCGTCCGCAGGGCGCAGGAATTCGGGGCGCTCGTGGCCCACACCGGCGATCCGGCGCACGCCGTCATTCACGATCGGATGATGACATGGAGCATGCACTTCACCGGCCATCACGAGCAGGCGCTCCGTCACGCCTGGCGCGTCCTCGGCAAGCCGGTGGCCATCCGTCTGAGCGCGCGCCGCAGCGGCTTTCAGTTCGATCAAGGGGTGGCGGCGCTGACGGCACTGGCGCGTATCCTCTGGATCAAGGGCATGCCCGAACAGGCGCTAGAACATGCCGAGGCCGCGGTGGAGCGGGCCCAGGCAATCGATCATTCACTCTCGCTGTGCTTCGCCATCTCCGTGGGTTGCGCCCCGGTCGCGTTCTGGACCGGCGACCTCGATCGCGCTGCACGCTATACCGCCGCGCTTCGCCATTGCACGACCGAATACTCGCTCACATTCTGGGGCTGTTACGGCGACGGCTATTTCATGGTGCTCAGCCGCTCGCGCGGTGGCGGCGGCGTGGTGGAGCTGCCGGCGGCATGGCCACTTCCTTTGCGGGACATGCTTTGCACCTTCGACGCCACGCTGGCTTGCGCGGACGATTTCGCACGCGCCCATCGCGGCCTGGTTCCCTGGAGCTCGCCGGAACTGCTCAGGATCGAGGGGGAACGGCTGCGCGACGCCGGCAATCTCGCCGCTGCAGCGGAAAGGATGCGCAGCGGCCTCGACCAGGCCGAAGAGCAAGGTGCGCTGTCGCTGTCTCTGAGGTGTGCCATGAGCCTGGCGGCGCTGACCGCGGAAACCGGATCGATTGCGCAGGCGCACGGTATCCTGGGCGCGGTGTACGACCGGTTTCGCGAAGGCTTCGAAACCGCCGATTTGCGTGCGGCAGCTGCGCTGCTCTGCCGGCTCGGCTGA
- a CDS encoding xanthine dehydrogenase family protein molybdopterin-binding subunit gives MDRTASSSSSASRPWYGTCRFSPPEGSARVNNTAIGASPRRIDGRLKVTGAALYTADRALPGMLYAYGVYSTVASGRITGLDMADARRVPGVVDILHNGHFPRLYRTPKSPISGANILTASITDEHRLPFEDNTIYYGGQMVALVVADTFEHAREAAYRVKASYAGERPVVDLEHGIKANGLRDGGRGHARGAPAPAYDRAAVKVDVTYRTPVETHNPMEMHATLAWWENGDLRLYEATQGATVHRNTIAQIFGLTPERVTVDAPFIGSGFGSKLFLWPHSVAASAAARMTGRPVKLVVPRAYMFTTTGQRPETRQRVRLSAGADGKITSIRHESVNTTSFIEQYVENCGGMTQSLYACPNLMVSHHTTNVHRGAPTSMRAPGAAPGLFALESAIDELALACRMDPVRFRLANLSTRDESLNLPWSSNHLREAIDQASRKFGWDRRDPRPGSMTVGSEIAGYGVAVCNWDAWRTPAEARVHLRSDGSASVTCAVQDIGTGMYTIVAQTVSELTGLPFERIEVKLGDSSFPSAPVAGGSWATASVLPAVAEATRNAIAQLGTYATQEGGAFAGAKPESLKMQQGRLTDGRRSVDYASVLTAQRFASAEGFARTGAAPADKLSFMSFGAHFVEVRWDPGISRLRVARVVSAIDVGRVINPVTARNQVEGAIVMGVGMALFEATEYDERNGMPGNNNYAEYAVPVHADQPEIDVILLDYPDLRFNEFGARGIGEIGITGLAAAVANAVYHATGKRIRELPITKEKLMA, from the coding sequence ATGGACAGAACGGCTTCAAGCTCAAGCTCGGCCAGCAGGCCGTGGTACGGAACCTGTCGCTTCTCACCGCCTGAAGGGAGTGCACGCGTGAACAACACTGCTATCGGCGCGTCACCGCGCCGCATCGACGGCCGCCTCAAGGTTACCGGCGCCGCCCTGTATACAGCCGACCGCGCCCTGCCCGGCATGCTGTACGCGTACGGCGTATACAGCACCGTGGCGAGCGGGCGCATTACCGGCCTTGACATGGCCGACGCCCGCCGCGTACCGGGAGTGGTTGACATCCTGCACAACGGCCATTTTCCGCGCCTCTACCGTACGCCGAAAAGCCCGATTTCCGGCGCAAACATCCTGACTGCATCGATCACGGACGAGCACCGGCTGCCGTTCGAAGACAATACGATCTACTACGGCGGCCAGATGGTGGCGCTGGTGGTGGCAGACACCTTCGAGCACGCGCGCGAGGCGGCCTACCGCGTCAAGGCTTCCTATGCCGGCGAACGGCCCGTCGTCGACCTGGAACACGGCATCAAGGCAAACGGCCTGCGCGATGGCGGCAGGGGGCATGCGCGCGGCGCACCGGCGCCGGCCTACGACCGGGCCGCGGTCAAGGTCGACGTTACCTACCGCACCCCGGTCGAGACGCATAACCCGATGGAAATGCATGCCACGCTGGCGTGGTGGGAGAACGGCGACCTGCGTCTGTATGAGGCCACCCAGGGGGCAACCGTCCACCGCAATACCATCGCGCAGATTTTCGGCCTGACTCCCGAGCGCGTCACCGTCGATGCGCCGTTCATTGGCTCAGGCTTTGGCTCGAAGCTGTTCCTGTGGCCGCATTCCGTTGCGGCGAGCGCGGCGGCGCGCATGACCGGCCGGCCCGTCAAGCTGGTGGTGCCGCGGGCCTATATGTTTACCACCACCGGGCAGCGTCCCGAGACGCGCCAGCGCGTGCGCTTGTCGGCCGGGGCGGATGGCAAGATCACGTCGATCCGGCATGAATCCGTCAACACCACCTCATTCATCGAGCAGTACGTCGAGAATTGCGGGGGCATGACGCAGAGCCTGTACGCCTGTCCCAACCTCATGGTCAGCCACCACACCACCAACGTGCATCGCGGTGCGCCGACTTCGATGCGCGCGCCGGGCGCTGCCCCGGGACTGTTTGCACTGGAGTCCGCCATCGATGAGCTGGCCCTGGCCTGTCGCATGGATCCAGTGCGATTCCGGCTCGCCAACCTGTCGACGCGCGACGAAAGCCTGAACTTGCCATGGTCCAGCAACCACCTGCGCGAGGCCATCGACCAGGCGAGCCGAAAGTTCGGCTGGGACCGGCGCGATCCGCGACCGGGATCGATGACGGTCGGCAGTGAGATCGCCGGCTATGGCGTCGCCGTCTGCAACTGGGATGCCTGGCGTACACCCGCCGAGGCACGCGTCCACCTGCGCAGCGACGGCAGCGCGTCCGTGACCTGCGCGGTACAGGACATCGGCACCGGGATGTACACCATCGTGGCGCAGACCGTCAGCGAGTTGACTGGGCTTCCATTTGAAAGGATTGAGGTCAAGCTCGGCGATTCCTCATTTCCCTCTGCACCGGTCGCAGGCGGGTCCTGGGCGACGGCCAGCGTGCTACCCGCGGTAGCCGAAGCCACCCGCAACGCCATCGCCCAGCTGGGCACGTATGCGACCCAGGAAGGCGGCGCCTTTGCCGGCGCCAAGCCCGAGTCGCTGAAGATGCAGCAGGGCCGCCTGACCGACGGCCGGCGCAGCGTCGACTATGCATCGGTCCTGACGGCCCAGCGCTTCGCCAGCGCCGAGGGCTTTGCCCGCACCGGCGCGGCGCCGGCGGACAAGCTGTCGTTCATGTCCTTTGGCGCCCACTTCGTCGAGGTGCGCTGGGATCCCGGCATTTCACGCCTGCGTGTGGCGCGCGTCGTCAGTGCCATCGACGTCGGTCGGGTGATCAATCCGGTCACTGCCCGCAACCAGGTGGAAGGGGCCATCGTGATGGGCGTCGGCATGGCCTTGTTCGAGGCCACCGAGTACGACGAGCGCAACGGCATGCCCGGCAACAACAACTACGCCGAGTATGCCGTGCCCGTACACGCAGACCAGCCGGAGATCGACGTGATCCTGCTCGACTATCCGGATCTCCGCTTCAATGAGTTTGGCGCGCGCGGGATCGGTGAAATCGGTATTACCGGGCTTGCCGCGGCGGTGGCAAACGCCGTGTACCACGCCACGGGCAAGCGCATTCGGGAACTGCCTATCACCAAGGAGAAGCTGATGGCCTGA
- a CDS encoding FAD binding domain-containing protein: MRNFEYARAVDVEQAVTLHARGSDTVYLAGGTTLLDLMKLDITQPARVVDIHKLKLDQIEPLGDGRTRVGAMVSNTNLARHEHIRQHYPVLSQALLSGASTQLRNKATTAGNVMQRVRCGYFRDGVSPCNKRTPGSGCAAVEGLNRNVHAVLGGSPQCIAAHPSDMCVAMVAIGATVHVQGPKGRRDIAFADFHLVPGDTPWKEHALEAGEMITHITLDAPMPGSRSAYLKLRDRGSYQFALASSAVIVALDGNTVRDIRIALGGVATKPWRAADAEAVLRGKPVSEALLRQTGEAAMAGARSYGQNGFKLKLGQQAVVRNLSLLTA, from the coding sequence ATGCGGAACTTTGAATATGCGCGCGCCGTCGACGTCGAACAGGCTGTCACGCTGCACGCGCGCGGCAGCGACACCGTCTACCTGGCGGGCGGCACGACCCTGCTGGACCTGATGAAACTCGATATCACGCAGCCGGCGCGCGTGGTGGACATCCACAAGCTCAAGCTGGATCAGATCGAACCGCTGGGCGACGGCCGCACCCGCGTCGGTGCGATGGTCAGCAACACCAACCTGGCCCGGCACGAGCATATCCGCCAGCACTATCCCGTGCTGTCGCAGGCGCTGCTGTCCGGCGCCAGCACGCAGTTGCGCAACAAGGCCACCACCGCTGGCAACGTGATGCAGCGGGTGCGCTGCGGCTACTTCCGCGACGGCGTCTCGCCGTGCAACAAGCGCACGCCGGGGTCCGGATGTGCCGCGGTGGAAGGTCTCAACCGCAACGTCCATGCGGTGCTGGGCGGCAGTCCCCAGTGCATCGCGGCGCATCCTTCCGACATGTGCGTCGCCATGGTAGCGATCGGCGCAACGGTGCATGTGCAGGGGCCGAAGGGCAGGCGCGACATTGCCTTCGCGGATTTCCACCTGGTGCCCGGCGACACGCCCTGGAAGGAACATGCGCTCGAAGCCGGCGAGATGATCACCCACATCACTCTGGACGCACCGATGCCCGGCAGCCGCTCGGCCTATCTCAAGCTGCGCGATCGCGGCTCATACCAGTTTGCCCTGGCGTCGAGCGCAGTGATCGTCGCGCTCGACGGCAACACCGTGCGCGATATCCGCATTGCGCTTGGCGGCGTGGCAACCAAGCCCTGGCGTGCCGCCGATGCGGAGGCCGTGCTGCGTGGCAAGCCGGTCTCCGAAGCGCTGCTCCGCCAGACCGGCGAAGCGGCGATGGCTGGTGCGCGCTCATATGGACAGAACGGCTTCAAGCTCAAGCTCGGCCAGCAGGCCGTGGTACGGAACCTGTCGCTTCTCACCGCCTGA
- a CDS encoding (2Fe-2S)-binding protein produces the protein MASPKNVPVDVPVHGDGQDGGPTVLSRRRFMQGVGVSGVSIASGALSGTVSAETAAPATREPAASRSGNAGYPLTLTINGTTQQLVVQANEILLDTLREKVHLTGTKKGCDHGQCGACTILVNGVSVNACLSLSIMHDRDDITTVEGLSRDGKLHPVQQAFWDHDAYQCGYCTAGQMMSAVGILQDRRIPSDNASVQEAMSGNICRCGAYKNIVSAIQDARGKVRGNV, from the coding sequence ATGGCGTCCCCAAAGAATGTGCCCGTCGATGTGCCGGTTCACGGCGATGGGCAGGATGGTGGTCCGACGGTTCTTTCCCGTCGCCGATTCATGCAGGGCGTCGGCGTTTCAGGGGTGAGCATAGCAAGCGGCGCGCTGTCAGGCACGGTGTCTGCGGAAACCGCGGCGCCGGCGACACGGGAACCGGCCGCTTCGCGCTCAGGCAACGCAGGTTATCCGTTGACACTGACTATCAACGGCACCACGCAGCAACTCGTGGTGCAGGCCAATGAGATTCTGCTCGATACCCTGCGTGAAAAGGTCCACCTGACCGGCACCAAGAAGGGCTGCGATCACGGCCAATGCGGGGCATGCACGATCCTCGTCAATGGCGTCTCGGTGAACGCATGCCTGTCGCTTTCCATCATGCATGACCGCGACGACATCACTACGGTCGAGGGCCTGTCGCGTGACGGCAAGCTGCATCCGGTACAGCAGGCGTTCTGGGACCACGATGCCTACCAGTGCGGCTATTGCACCGCCGGCCAGATGATGAGCGCGGTGGGCATCTTGCAAGACCGGCGCATCCCGTCCGACAACGCCTCGGTGCAGGAAGCCATGAGCGGCAATATTTGCCGCTGCGGAGCCTACAAGAACATCGTCTCCGCCATCCAGGACGCGCGCGGCAAGGTACGGGGGAACGTCTGA
- a CDS encoding CaiB/BaiF CoA transferase family protein: MLRDALDGLTVIDFTQIGAGPTCTMLLADMGARVIKVEPPGGELGRGLGPGWLGDDSALFHGFNRNKLGVALDLKSADGVAVARRMIASADIVVESMRPGVMERLGLGHARLAQAHPALIYCSISAYGQQGPYAHRAGVDGIMQADSGLMSLIGLPDSEPCKVQAPVVDVMTGYVACMGVLAKLAQRARDGLGGHLDVNLLNAALALQQSSITSYCADGKLPERVGSAAPYSAPNQAFRTADGWVMVAAYMPERWRRLCEVLGRRELADDPRFATSPLRVANRAAMVEALTSEFVKRPTDAWLAVLKDADILCARVATYEDVMAHPQVAANHMLQRVRHDTLGEIRMPGFPINSAQENALPAQPAPACGQHTKAVLAELGYGPSQIDALEKQGAIQCADASERRLAAAGP, translated from the coding sequence ATGTTGCGCGACGCACTGGACGGCCTGACCGTCATCGACTTTACTCAGATCGGCGCCGGGCCTACCTGCACCATGCTGCTGGCCGATATGGGCGCCAGGGTCATCAAGGTGGAGCCGCCCGGCGGCGAGCTAGGCCGCGGGCTCGGCCCAGGCTGGCTCGGCGACGACAGCGCGCTGTTCCACGGCTTCAACCGCAACAAGCTAGGCGTGGCGCTCGACCTCAAGTCGGCCGACGGCGTCGCGGTGGCACGTCGCATGATCGCGAGCGCCGACATCGTGGTGGAAAGCATGCGCCCGGGCGTGATGGAACGCCTCGGCCTTGGCCACGCCCGACTGGCCCAGGCCCACCCCGCGCTGATCTACTGTTCTATCTCCGCCTACGGGCAGCAGGGGCCGTATGCGCATCGCGCTGGCGTCGATGGCATCATGCAGGCGGATTCCGGCCTGATGAGCCTGATCGGCCTGCCCGATAGCGAGCCGTGCAAGGTGCAGGCACCGGTGGTCGACGTGATGACCGGCTATGTGGCTTGCATGGGCGTGCTGGCCAAGCTGGCGCAGCGCGCGCGCGACGGCCTGGGCGGCCATCTCGATGTCAACCTGCTCAATGCGGCGCTGGCGCTGCAGCAGTCGTCCATTACCAGCTATTGCGCCGACGGCAAACTGCCGGAACGCGTAGGCAGCGCGGCGCCCTATTCCGCGCCCAACCAGGCCTTCCGCACTGCCGACGGCTGGGTCATGGTGGCCGCCTACATGCCGGAGCGCTGGCGCCGGTTGTGCGAGGTGTTGGGCCGGCGCGAGCTGGCCGACGACCCGCGCTTTGCCACCTCGCCGCTGCGCGTGGCTAACCGGGCGGCGATGGTGGAGGCGCTGACCAGCGAGTTCGTCAAGCGGCCGACCGATGCCTGGCTCGCCGTTCTTAAGGACGCCGACATCCTTTGCGCGCGCGTCGCGACCTACGAGGATGTCATGGCGCATCCACAGGTGGCTGCCAATCACATGCTGCAGCGCGTCCGGCATGACACGCTCGGCGAAATCCGGATGCCGGGATTCCCGATCAACAGCGCACAGGAAAACGCGCTGCCAGCGCAACCGGCACCGGCGTGCGGGCAGCATACCAAGGCTGTACTGGCCGAACTGGGCTACGGCCCGTCGCAGATCGACGCACTGGAAAAGCAAGGCGCCATTCAGTGCGCCGATGCCAGCGAGCGGCGCCTGGCGGCTGCGGGACCATGA